A stretch of Salvelinus alpinus chromosome 4, SLU_Salpinus.1, whole genome shotgun sequence DNA encodes these proteins:
- the LOC139574176 gene encoding protocadherin alpha-3-like isoform X44: MGDGRQRRRWEYCWVAVRFSLLLCFGEQVSAQIRYSIPEEVKEGSVVGNVAKDLGLDVSTLVERRFRIVSGSKDALFHVNQNNGVLYVHKKIDREELCDGNIACLINLKMVVENPLEIHYVGVEITDVNDHSPIFPGNEQYLEIAEHTMLGTRFQIQAARDPDIALNSVRLYKLSQNDHFEIEIRDDEDKIPFLVLKKALDRELKTKHRLLVTAVDGGRPPRSATVNVTINVLDSNDNRPVCSQDTYSVRLRENAALGTVVVRVNATDLDEGSNGELEYTLGRNLKRKVYDIFELDSLTGEIQVKGEVDFEDTEVYKLDVQASDKGQPPLTVECRAIIKIIDVNDNQPEVEVTSLSNVVSEDSKPGTVISLISVTDKDSGINGKVLCSISNNVPFELKPSYEDNMYSLVTKQRLDRELVSGYDITITATDCGQPPLSTFKTLSIQISDVNDNSPEFSQNPLQLYLVENNAPGASIFSVSATDEDLHENAAISYHIVRGEGTQNDMASFLNINADNGDIAALKSFNFETLKTFHFQVVATDSGTPSLSRNVTINVFILDQNDNAPVILYPVSANGSAEGVEEIPRNVNAGHLVTKVRAYDADIGYNGWLLFSLQEVTDHSLFALDRYTGQIRTLRSFTETDEAEHKLVILVKDNGNVSLSATATVIIKVVEPKEAFAASDVKSSVKDEEENSVTFYLIITLGSVSTLFLISIIVLIVMQCSKPTDYSSKYLQDVNNDGTLCHSIQYRSGDNRYMLVGPRMSIGSTIVPGSNGNTLVIPEHRRRASGEMRSETLRQDPRSRPQSLSHTQPRKLTLGAHGGVVGDAGSTGGSGPELADRV; this comes from the coding sequence ATGGGAGATGGAAGACAAAGGCGCAGATGGGAGTACTGCTGGGTTGCTGTGCGTTTCTCTCTGCTGCTGTGCTTCGGAGAGCAGGTTTCAGCACAGATAAGGTACTCTATTCCAGAGGAGGTGAAAGAGGGATCTGTTGTTGGAAATGTTGCTAAGGATTTGGGTCTTGACGTCAGTACTTTGGTGGAGAGACGGTTTCGTATTGTTTCTGGATCAAAGGACGCTCTTTTCCACGTAAATCAGAACAATGGCGTCTTGTATGTTCACAAGAAAATCGACAGAGAGGAGCTCTGTGATGGCAATATTGCATGTTTGAtaaacctgaaaatggttgttgaAAACCCTTTAGAAATTCATTATGTAGGTGTCGAAATCACCGACGTCAATGACCACTCTCCTATTTTTCCTGGAAATGAGCAGTATTTGGAAATAGCGGAACATACCATGCTAGGGACGCGCTTCCAAATCCAGGCTGCACGGGATCCAGATATAGCGTTAAACTCTGTCCGTTTGTATAAATTAAGTCAGAACGATCATTTTGAAATTGAGATTAGAGACGATGAAGACAAAATACCTTTCTTAGTCTTGAAAAAAGCTTTGGATAGAGAGCTCAAAACCAAACACAGATTACTTGTTACTGCAGTTGATGGAGGTCGTCCACCAAGATCAGCGACTGTCAACGTCACTATTAATGTGCTTGATTCGAATGATAACCGTCCTGTTTGTAGTCAAGACACCTATTCAGTGAGACTACGGGAAAATGCCGCACTTGGTACTGTGGTTGTTAGGGTAAATGCCACTGATCTAGATGAGGGTTCAAACGGTGAGTTGGAGTACACTTTAGGCAGAAACCTAAAGCGTAAAGTATACGATATTTTTGAACTGGATAGCCTAACAGGAGAAATTCAAGTTAAAGGTGAGGTGGACTTCGAGGACACAGAAGTTTATAAACTAGATGTACAGGCTTCAGACAAAGGACAACCTCCCCTAACTGTGGAATGCAGAGCAATTATAAAGATAATTGATGTTAATGATAACCAACCAGAAGTAGAAGTGACATCGCTGTCCAATGTCGTTTCAGAAGATTCAAAACCAGGAACAGTTATTTCGCTCATTAGTGTGACAGATAAAGACTCAGGTATCAATGGTAAAGTTTTGTGCAGCATCTCCAACAATGTACCGTTTGAGTTAAAACCGTCATATGAAGATAATATGTATTCCTTAGTGACCAAACAGCGTTTAGATCGAGAGCTAGTGTCTGgttatgacatcacaataacagcCACTGACTGTGGTCAGCCTCCTCTGTCCACATTCAAAACTCTGAGCATCCAGATATCAGATGTGAACGATAACAGTCCAGAATTCTCCCAAAACCCCCTTCAGCTGTACTTAGTGGAAAATAACGCTCCTGGTGCATCTATATTCTCTGTGAGCGCCACTGATGAAGACTTACATGAAAATGCTGCGATTTCATATCACATAGTTAGAGGTGAAGGAACACAGAATGATATGGCATCTTTCCTCAATATCAATGCTGATAATGGAGATATTGCCGCGCTCAAAAGCTTTAATTTCGAAACCCTCAAAACGTTCCATTTCCAAGTTGTAGCTACAGACTCTGGGACTCCGTCTCTAAGCAGAAACGTCACAATAAACGTTTTCATTCTGGATCAGAACGACAACGCTCCAGTGATCTTGTATCCAGTCAGCGCTAACGGTTCTGCTGAAGGTGTGGAGGAGATTCCCCGCAATGTGAACGCAGGCCATTTGGTGACTAAAGTGAGAGCCTATGACGCTGATATAGGATATAACGGCTGGTTATTATTTTCACTGCAGGAAGTTACTGACCACAGTCTCTTTGCTTTGGACCGCTATACGGGACAGATAAGGACACTTCGATCATTCACAGAGACAGACGAGGCTGAGCATAAACTGGTCATACTGGTAAAAGACAATGGGAACGTTTCACTGTCAGCAACAGCTACTGTGATTATCAAGGTTGTGGAGCCCAAAGAGGCTTTTGCAGCTTCTGATGTTAAAAGTTCAGTaaaagacgaggaggagaacagcgttacattttatttgatcattACTTTGGGGTCAGTTTCAACGCTTTTTCTCATCAGTATCATCGTGTTGATTGTAATGCAGTGCTCCAAACCCACAGACTATTCCTCCAAGTATTTACAAGATGTGAATAACGACGGGACACTGTGCCACAGCATCCAGTACAGATCCGGAGACAATCGGTACATGTTAGTTGGACCCAGAATGAGTATAGGTTCTACTATAGTCCCGGGAAGCAATGGGAATACTCTAGTGATACCTGAACACAGGAGGAGAGCTTCTGGAGAG